A section of the Kluyveromyces lactis strain NRRL Y-1140 chromosome F complete sequence genome encodes:
- the MIH1 gene encoding putative tyrosine protein phosphatase MIH1 (some similarities with uniprot|P23748 Saccharomyces cerevisiae YMR036C MIH1 Protein tyrosine phosphatase involved in cell cycle control regulates the phosphorylation state of Cdc28p homolog of S. pombe cdc25) codes for MNNSFENKKPTRLFKHLHSIWSISLRGKSDKEAYTQKRSVTSESKRPIAFQGEISSTDRKMVKLADFKQQTLIVSESDSSISICQSPLSPMNLRRENSLSLMSPNRDTEESSNYENSNDESEIESLNTHEKSDKMPYDNMMLNNNESQNTLLCDYNPKMSSKAVRQRSFKRRDLAPTILTQKAKLRRTHSMFTSTNEVEIRNTRIPIYDSRLEISKLPIHYEEHSSDNLPRITVETLLQIMNDDYSKFYQEVYIVDCRFQYEFLGGHIKDAINISKQKQLEEEFIHKRHIRCCDSERPPLIVFHCEFSSYRGPIMASHLRTCDRIINHDNYPKLHFPDVVVLDGGFKTFYEKYPNKCEGHYVCMDSKNHELELSEFKRDSKKLMTRANSTQIFQLKDKIGTCPVSLSDVNNDYNIPLPNKVTTEEHQLTNEQNIDYDEEASYFNFSINVPPKLCLDRYGEGSPNNGLNSSKSSSLSTSSRLLFSDEIGTEFKPKFLEHEESDLDSDGYSFQFGDDDTDDRMSNITGKKRLFPELVNANK; via the coding sequence ATGAATAACTCTTTCGAGAATAAAAAGCCGACACGGCTCTTCAAGCACCTACACTCAATATGGTCCATATCTCTTCGAGGGAAATCTGATAAAGAAGCATATACTCAAAAGAGGTCTGTTACATCGGAATCCAAAAGGCCTATAGCCTTTCAAGGCGAGATATCCTCCACTGATAGAAAAATGGTCAAGTTGGCGGACTTCAAACAACAAACACTGATTGTTAGCGAAAGCGACTCGTCAATATCAATTTGCCAATCGCCATTAAGTCCGATGAATCTGAGAAGAGAGAACTCGCTTTCCCTGATGTCTCCAAATAGAGACACTGAAGAGTCTTCCAATTATGAAAATTCTAATGACGAGTCTGAGATCGAATCGCTTAATACACATGAAAAGTCCGATAAGATGCCCTATGATAATATGATGCTCAACAACAACGAATCACAAAACACGCTTTTATGCGATTATAATCCCAAAATGTCGTCAAAAGCTGTGCGACAGAGGAGTTTCAAAAGACGCGATTTGGCACCCACTATTTTAACCCAAAAAGCCAAGCTCAGACGAACACATTCTATGTTTACCAGTACGAATGAGGTAGAAATCAGAAATACACGTATTCCAATTTATGACTCACGTTTAGAAATTTCAAAACTACCAATTCACTACGAAGAACATAGCAGTGATAATCTACCGAGGATAACAGTGGAGACTTTACTTCAAATTATGAATGATGATTATAGCAAGTTCTATCAAGAAGTCTATATTGTTGACTGCAGGTTTCAGTACGAGTTCCTCGGTGGACACATTAAAGATGCAATTAATATATCGAAGCAAAAGCaattagaagaagagtttATTCATAAAAGACACATCAGATGTTGTGACAGTGAAAGGCCGCCATTAATCGTCTTCCATTGCGAGTTTAGCTCCTATAGAGGTCCTATAATGGCATCACATTTGAGAACCTGTGATAGAATAATAAATCATGACAACTATCCGAAACTTCATTTCCCTGACGTTGTCGTACTAGATGGTGGTTTCAAAACATTTTATGAGAAATACCCAAATAAATGCGAGGGTCATTATGTCTGCATGgattcaaaaaatcatGAATTAGAATTGAGTGAGTTTAAAAGAGATAGTAAGAAGCTAATGACTCGAGCAAACTCAACTCAAATATTCCAGTTGAAAGACAAAATTGGAACCTGTCCTGTAAGTTTGAGCGATGTAAACAACGATTATAATATCCCACTCCCCAACAAAGTTACTACAGAAGAACATCAACTGACCAATGAACAAAACATCGACTATGATGAAGAGGcatcatatttcaatttcagcaTAAACGTGCCGCCCAAATTGTGCCTAGACAGATATGGCGAAGGTTCTCCCAACAATGGattaaattcatcaaagagTAGCAGCCTAAGTACAAGTAGCAGGCTATTATTCTCAGATGAAATAGGGACTGAGTTTAAACCAAAATTTCTGGAGCACGAAGAGTCTGATTTAGATTCAGATGGATATAGTTTCCAGTTTGGTGATGACGATACTGACGATAGAATGAGTAACATCACTGGGAAGAAACGATTATTCCCGGAATTAGTCAATGCGAATAAATAA
- the IMP2 gene encoding endopeptidase catalytic subunit (similar to uniprot|P46972 Saccharomyces cerevisiae YMR035W IMP2 mitochondrial peptidase), whose translation MVNYGSYALRSAVITVSWIPVILTFTEHVCYVAKIEGSSMRPTLNPTDSFNNESDWVLLWKFNLKQAKNWKENDVVLFKSPSNPKKVYCKRVKGVQFDQVKTRSPYPKDTCLIPRNHLWVEGDNVYHSVDSNNFGPISTGLALGKAVKIVWPPSRWSADLNMSEGRGDIKVFPTMEHS comes from the coding sequence ATGGTCAATTATGGAAGCTATGCACTGCGATCTGCGGTTATTACAGTTTCGTGGATTCCAGTTATACTCACCTTCACAGAACATGTATGCTATGTAGCTAAGATTGAAGGCTCCTCGATGCGACCTACGCTTAATCCAACTGATTCGTTCAATAATGAATCCGATTGggttcttctttggaagtTTAATCTCAAACAAGCcaagaattggaaagaaaatgatgTAGTACTATTCAAATCCCCTTCGAATCCAAAGAAAGTATACTGTAAACGTGTTAAAGGCGTACAGTTTGATCAGGTGAAAACTAGATCACCTTATCCTAAGGATACCTGTCTGATTCCCAGAAATCATCTATGGGTCGAAGGTGATAATGTATACCATTCAGTTGACTCTAACAATTTCGGCCCCATCAGTACTGGCTTAGCATTAGGTAAAGCAGTCAAAATAGTATGGCCCCCTTCGAGATGGAGCGCAGATCTGAACATGAGCGAAGGAAGAGGTGACATTAAAGTTTTCCCTACGATGGAACATTCGTGA